The following coding sequences lie in one Posidoniimonas polymericola genomic window:
- a CDS encoding LamG-like jellyroll fold domain-containing protein: protein MDRKTIQLLNDLIESRLDQEQAKQLSELLRDKPEAARAYLRLLGIHLQMAESVAPVRPFSLEELKAMRAVDATFGGGDPDTGVEAAPAAPAEASRGRSAAADPSDLRRSQLWTLVLSLAAVVLLAVGVMNWGGALLDGGGDPKEAIAQGSVGVPGVELNPVVARITKKIDCDWEDDRWSVATSAEITAGQRINLSRGLLVLEFTSGAVVALNGPATLIPTSPLGAQLLDGTLSANVPPSGRGFKIETHAGQFIDLGTEFGMVVGDDGAVETHVFKGKVIAEPSGLANRRTEPVTLEGGAGWTRSGMNGVDSMIKARPERFLRPIIDGESEGLNQPPDVGKVGVWFNAESRVQQDQRGRVSAWGDSQCAGNPTSEDAWQVLGNKRPRYVADAMNGRPALRFNGYQSLVTEPMPLGANQSSAVVFRVNREAASRLVRRRRDYKHLGVQLLNLNGPPHTVVQINGDARLEARVHLAWLRNTKIPEDTGLLRSATPVSDGPHVAVYSYNSDQSTATLYLDGELISESADAPVVNSTTSPRYIGSHFDRDGFGFTGDIAEVLVYDSALSHDQSARLSAWMAEKYGIPGVEQPAAGQTEVQQESPPEEGSQE from the coding sequence ATGGACCGCAAGACCATACAACTACTGAACGACCTGATCGAGAGTCGTCTCGACCAGGAGCAGGCCAAGCAGCTCAGCGAGCTGCTGCGCGACAAGCCCGAGGCCGCCCGCGCCTACCTGAGGCTGCTTGGGATCCACCTCCAGATGGCAGAGTCGGTCGCGCCGGTGCGGCCGTTCTCGCTCGAAGAGCTTAAGGCGATGCGGGCGGTAGACGCCACCTTCGGTGGGGGTGACCCGGACACGGGCGTCGAGGCCGCCCCTGCCGCCCCTGCCGAGGCTAGCCGGGGCCGCTCGGCGGCCGCCGATCCATCGGACCTGCGTCGGTCGCAGCTCTGGACGCTGGTGTTGTCGCTCGCCGCGGTGGTCTTGCTGGCAGTGGGGGTGATGAACTGGGGGGGAGCGTTGCTGGACGGGGGAGGGGATCCCAAGGAGGCGATCGCTCAGGGCAGCGTTGGCGTTCCCGGAGTTGAGCTGAACCCGGTGGTGGCGCGGATTACCAAGAAGATCGATTGCGACTGGGAAGACGACCGCTGGAGCGTGGCGACCTCGGCAGAGATCACGGCCGGCCAGCGGATCAACCTGTCGCGCGGCCTGCTGGTGCTCGAGTTTACCTCTGGAGCAGTAGTGGCGCTCAACGGACCCGCGACGCTCATCCCGACCTCGCCGCTAGGCGCCCAGCTGCTGGACGGCACGCTCAGCGCGAACGTCCCACCGAGTGGGCGCGGCTTCAAGATTGAGACCCACGCCGGGCAGTTCATCGACCTCGGCACCGAGTTCGGAATGGTGGTCGGCGACGACGGCGCCGTCGAGACCCACGTCTTCAAGGGGAAGGTGATCGCGGAGCCCAGCGGCCTCGCCAACCGCCGCACCGAGCCGGTAACCCTTGAGGGCGGGGCCGGCTGGACGCGTTCCGGCATGAACGGCGTCGACTCGATGATCAAGGCCCGGCCCGAGCGGTTCCTGCGGCCCATCATCGACGGCGAGAGCGAGGGGCTCAATCAGCCGCCCGATGTCGGCAAGGTGGGCGTCTGGTTCAACGCCGAGAGCCGGGTCCAGCAGGACCAGCGGGGACGCGTTTCTGCGTGGGGCGACAGCCAGTGCGCCGGCAACCCGACCTCCGAGGACGCCTGGCAGGTGCTGGGAAACAAGCGGCCGCGGTACGTGGCCGACGCGATGAACGGCCGCCCGGCGCTGCGGTTCAACGGCTACCAGTCCTTGGTTACCGAGCCGATGCCGCTCGGCGCCAACCAGTCGTCGGCGGTGGTGTTCCGCGTCAACCGCGAGGCCGCCAGCCGGCTGGTCCGCCGTCGCCGGGACTACAAGCACTTGGGCGTCCAGCTCTTGAACCTCAACGGCCCGCCCCACACCGTTGTGCAGATCAACGGCGACGCCCGACTCGAGGCCCGCGTCCACCTGGCGTGGTTGCGGAACACCAAGATCCCCGAGGACACCGGCCTGCTCCGCAGCGCCACGCCCGTCAGCGATGGTCCCCACGTGGCGGTCTACTCGTACAACAGCGATCAGTCGACCGCCACGCTCTACCTGGACGGCGAGTTGATTAGCGAGTCGGCCGACGCGCCGGTGGTCAACTCCACCACGTCGCCACGCTATATCGGGTCGCACTTCGACCGCGACGGTTTTGGTTTCACCGGCGACATCGCCGAAGTACTGGTTTACGACTCAGCGCTCTCGCACGACCAGTCGGCCCGCCTCTCCGCCTGGATGGCGGAGAAGTACGGCATCCCCGGCGTCGAGCAGCCCGCTGCAGGGCAAACGGAAGTTCAGCAAGAGTCTCCCCCAGAGGAAGGCTCACAGGAGTAA
- a CDS encoding arylsulfatase, whose product MRTKSFVEFCLAVAVSGAAVAADVGNAADERPARRPNIVVVMADDMGYSDAGCYGGEVETPNIDALASEGVRFTSFYNCSRCCQTRASMVTGAYPHRVGMAEFGQTMDRTVPTVVESLKTAGYSTGMVGKWHLTKLPATDNEQDRIRWMNHRLDLNIPFGDIRSYPTRRGFEKFYGIIWGVVDHFDPFSLTDGEQPVPEVPEDFYFTDAITRRSVDQIEEFSQRDKPFMMYVAYTAPHWPLHARQEDIAKYSGRYDAGWESIRKSRSQRQAELGVIPADAPLGENSARRSNWERLSPRQQRFQAAKMEVHAAMIDRVDQGVGQIVEKLRSTGQLENTVVFFLSDNGASPEIPGHAGYDRNGGTRDGRDSLREAELRRGDNVEKVGTEESYAGIGPSWASVSNTPLRYWKGESYDGGCRTPMIVHWPAGLRVAAGEMTSEVGHVIDLAPTWLELAGAEPLPGSLLDGVSLAPVLAGKVLDKERTLYFDHQGGHGVRKGRWKASKLSRGDWQLFDIVADPAETRDLAESRRPVLDALVQQWDSWLEQVSSERKKEFAAR is encoded by the coding sequence ATGCGGACCAAGTCTTTTGTCGAGTTTTGTCTGGCGGTGGCCGTTTCGGGCGCCGCAGTAGCCGCGGACGTCGGCAACGCCGCCGACGAACGGCCCGCGCGGCGGCCGAACATCGTGGTCGTCATGGCCGACGATATGGGCTACTCGGACGCCGGCTGCTACGGCGGCGAGGTCGAGACCCCCAACATCGACGCGCTGGCCAGCGAGGGCGTGCGGTTCACGTCCTTCTACAACTGCTCGCGCTGCTGCCAGACCCGCGCCAGCATGGTGACCGGAGCCTACCCGCACCGCGTCGGCATGGCGGAGTTTGGCCAGACAATGGACCGCACCGTGCCGACCGTCGTGGAGAGCCTCAAGACCGCCGGCTACTCCACCGGAATGGTCGGCAAGTGGCACCTGACCAAGCTGCCGGCAACCGACAATGAACAGGACCGCATCCGCTGGATGAACCACCGCTTAGACCTCAACATCCCCTTCGGCGACATCCGGAGCTACCCGACCCGCCGCGGGTTCGAGAAGTTCTACGGCATTATCTGGGGCGTCGTCGACCACTTCGACCCGTTCAGCCTGACCGACGGCGAGCAGCCGGTCCCCGAGGTCCCCGAGGACTTCTACTTCACCGACGCCATCACCCGCCGGTCGGTCGATCAGATCGAGGAGTTCAGCCAGCGGGACAAGCCGTTCATGATGTACGTCGCGTACACGGCGCCGCACTGGCCGCTGCACGCCCGGCAGGAGGACATCGCCAAGTACAGTGGCCGGTACGACGCGGGCTGGGAGTCGATCCGCAAGAGCCGCAGCCAACGCCAGGCCGAGCTGGGCGTGATCCCCGCCGACGCCCCGCTGGGTGAGAACTCGGCGCGTCGTTCCAACTGGGAGCGGCTCAGCCCCCGCCAGCAGCGTTTCCAGGCGGCCAAGATGGAAGTCCACGCCGCGATGATCGACCGCGTCGACCAGGGCGTGGGGCAGATTGTGGAGAAGCTGCGCAGCACCGGGCAGCTCGAGAACACGGTGGTGTTCTTCCTGTCGGACAACGGAGCCTCGCCTGAGATCCCCGGGCACGCCGGGTACGACCGCAACGGCGGCACGCGCGACGGCCGCGACTCGCTCCGCGAGGCAGAGTTGCGGCGTGGCGACAATGTCGAGAAGGTTGGGACCGAAGAAAGCTACGCCGGCATCGGCCCTTCCTGGGCCAGCGTCAGCAATACCCCGCTCCGCTACTGGAAGGGCGAGTCTTACGACGGCGGCTGCCGCACGCCGATGATTGTGCACTGGCCCGCCGGCCTGCGTGTCGCGGCGGGGGAGATGACCAGCGAGGTGGGCCACGTTATTGACCTCGCGCCGACCTGGCTCGAGCTGGCCGGCGCCGAACCGCTGCCGGGCTCGCTGCTCGACGGCGTCAGCCTCGCGCCGGTGCTGGCCGGCAAGGTCCTCGACAAGGAGCGGACCCTGTACTTCGATCACCAGGGCGGGCACGGCGTCCGCAAGGGTCGCTGGAAGGCGTCCAAGCTGTCACGCGGCGATTGGCAGCTGTTCGACATTGTCGCCGACCCCGCCGAGACGCGCGACCTTGCCGAGAGCCGACGCCCCGTGCTCGACGCGCTCGTGCAGCAGTGGGACAGCTGGCTGGAACAGGTCTCTTCGGAGCGGAAGAAAGAATTCGCCGCCCGGTGA